Proteins from a genomic interval of Quercus robur chromosome 9, dhQueRobu3.1, whole genome shotgun sequence:
- the LOC126700806 gene encoding uncharacterized protein LOC126700806: protein MDSNFVASEIMGRLRKKHTATIDELWEIIRTKYDHELSYYKDLGTQYSYHTIAKPLEGTTLLRYVYWAFAPCIAAFQYCKPVISIDGTHLYGKYKGVLMIAMATDANQKVLPIAFAVVDKESGASWGWFLECLRTSIERVIENKDICIISDRHKGIKCAIREWPRGQDGRERVYHRYCLRHVASNFNTHFDNPTLKALALKAGYATHDAKFVSIMQTIKEAEINLLRGVDSTDRRIIRYMPYTYLMSEDVDKWTQSHDGGRRYGAMTTNISECFNGVLKGARGLPIAAMVEFTFFKLVAYFHDRHKQITSDLSRGKVWSDYAMEIYNKNEQKIAGHTLRNYNHAEGIYQVVTPYNDHRAGGGNHSHDVRIFDRTCGCGKWQNLKIPCSHAIKVLKGLHLDAPSYIDPCYSLNNAILTYSHNFVVPKSESLWTDVRGPRWVPDPQLLRAKGRPTMSRIRNEMDGVRRERGSRREDPELRKIQPRQRCRVCHQEGHNRRCCPNSHGASTSGSAMN from the exons AtggattctaattttgttgcatCAGAAATTATGGGAAGATTGCGAAAAAAGCACACTGCTACTATTGATGAGCTTTGGGAGATCATACGTACTAAGTATGATCATgagctttcttactataaa GATTTGGGTACCCAGTATAGCTATCACACCATAGCTAAGCCATTAGAAGGTACTACGTTACTGCGCTATGTATATTGGGCATTCGCTCCATGCATTGCTGCATTCCAGTATTGCAAGCCAGTGATCAGTATTGATGGAACTCATTTATATGGTAAATACAAAGGGGTATTGATGATTGCAATGGCAACGGATGCTAATCAAAAGGTTTTGCCTATCGCCTTTGCTGTTGTGGATAAGGAGTCAGGGGCTAGTTGGGGATGGTTTTTAGAGTGTCTCAGGACTTCGATAGAGCGTGTTATTGAAAACAAGGACATTTGCATTATTTCTGACCGACATAAAGGTATCAAATGCGCCATTCGAGAGTGGCCTAGAGGGCAAGACGGAAGAGAACGGGTATATCATcgatattgccttcgacatgttgctagcaacttcaacacacACTTTGATAACCCGACTCTAAAGGCATTGGCCTTGAAAGCTGGATATGCGACTCATGATGCTAAATTTGTGTCCATAATGCAAACCATTAAAGAGGCCGAGATTAATTTACTGAGGGGTGTAGACTCTACTGATCGCCGGATTATACGTTATATGCCATACACATATCTAATGAGTGAGGATGTAGACAAATGGACCCAGTCACATGATGGTGGAAGACGTTacggggcaatgacaaccaatatcTCTGAGTGCTTTAATGGGGTTCTTAAAGGTGCCCGCGGTTTGCCCATTGCTGCAATGGTTGAGTtcactttttttaaacttgttgcATATTTCCACGATCGACATAAACAAATTACTTCTGATCTCTCTCGAGGTAAGGTGTGGAGTGATTATGCAATGGAGATCTATAACAAAAATGAGCAGAAAATTGCAGGACACACTCTGAGGAATTATAATCATGCAGAGGGTATATATCAAGTGGTTACCCCGTATAACGACCATAGAGCTGGAGGGGGAAATCACAGTCATGATGTGCGCATATTTGATAGAACATGTGGTTGTGGAAAGTGGCAAAACTTGaagatcccttgttcacatgcaattaaagttCTTAAAGGTCTGCATCTCGATGCGCCCAGCTATATTGACCCATGTTACAGTCTGAACAACGCCATTCTCACATATTCACATAattttgtggtgccaaagtcAGAGTCATTATGGACAGACGTTCGCGGACCACGGTGGGTGCCTGACCCACAATTGTTGCGGGCCAAAGGTCGTCCTACGATGTCAAgaataaggaatgaaatggatggGGTACGGCGAGAACGGGGAAGCCGGAGGGAAGATCCGGAGTTGAGGAAGATTCAACCGAGGCAACGATGTAGAGTGTGTCATCAAGAGGGGCATAACCGTAGATGCTGTCCCAATTCCCATGGGGCTTCGACAAGTGGTAGTGCTATGAACTAG